The Halotia branconii CENA392 region GGGCAATTGGGCATGGGGCATGGGGCATGGGGTTAGAGTGGTGTATTTCATCTATACAAAACTGCTAAAACTGCTATAAATTCTATGCATGTTCCTCAACTTAAAACCCAGCGTTTGCTACTACGTGGATTTTGTGAAGAAGATCTTGACGCTTACGCTGATATGTGCGGTAATGCTGAGGTCATGCGTTACATCGGCGAAGGGAAGCCTTTATCTCGTGGCGAATCTTGGCGAAATATGGCAATGATTGTTGGTCATTGGCAGTTACGAGGGTATGGAATGTGGGCTGTTGAGGAACGCTTAACAGGTGCAATGATTGGGCGCGTCGGCTGCTGGAACCCAGAAGGTTGGATTGATTTTGAG contains the following coding sequences:
- a CDS encoding GNAT family N-acetyltransferase, with protein sequence MHVPQLKTQRLLLRGFCEEDLDAYADMCGNAEVMRYIGEGKPLSRGESWRNMAMIVGHWQLRGYGMWAVEERLTGAMIGRVGCWNPEGWIDFEIGWALRQAFWGHGLATEAARVAMDYAFEKLQRSHVISLIRPHNAASIRVAQKLGEKLQGRIELLGSEAVIYRISREDWLMNKN